Proteins encoded by one window of Lacipirellulaceae bacterium:
- a CDS encoding terpene cyclase/mutase family protein, with translation MLHLKTVLLFCLLAWIPTLELHAQEPFDTAEEARDVLSPERWEEVEEAVDRGLLWLASEQLQDGSFPTRTAGQPGVTSLCGLAFMSAGHAPGIGRYGEELDKAIDFVLATQREDGLFSHDAPNTPVTAWHGPTHTAMYNHPIAGLLLTEAYGMVPGTEEQKDLKQAIERGIKFTLSKQLRPGPYKEEDGGWGYLRFANEPGRGETDLSVTGWHMMFLRSAKNAGFEVPDEPMQAAAKYVIRCFEREGTFVYGPVPADRIVSRGMTGAGILSLGMAGQHKTPQARKAADWLLKHPVDKYNVAVPNNRMDRFHYGVHYASHGMYQLGGKHWKEFYPTMAGTMLSGQTRTGAWPRDSTSDRNFGAHYSSALAILSLTPPYQLLSIYQR, from the coding sequence ATGTTGCACCTCAAGACAGTTTTGCTTTTCTGTTTGCTTGCATGGATTCCCACGCTTGAGCTTCACGCACAGGAACCCTTTGACACAGCAGAAGAGGCTCGCGACGTCCTTTCGCCTGAGAGATGGGAAGAGGTCGAGGAAGCCGTTGACCGTGGATTGCTTTGGTTGGCGAGCGAGCAACTACAGGATGGTTCGTTTCCCACCCGTACCGCGGGCCAGCCCGGAGTGACCAGCCTGTGCGGACTGGCATTCATGTCTGCCGGACACGCGCCAGGCATCGGACGCTATGGTGAAGAACTCGACAAGGCCATCGACTTCGTGCTGGCGACGCAACGCGAGGACGGCCTGTTTTCGCACGATGCGCCCAACACGCCAGTCACCGCATGGCACGGACCCACCCATACCGCGATGTACAACCATCCGATTGCCGGCTTGTTGCTTACCGAAGCCTACGGCATGGTCCCTGGCACGGAAGAACAGAAAGATTTGAAGCAAGCAATCGAGCGTGGCATCAAGTTCACCCTCAGCAAACAGCTTCGTCCTGGACCGTACAAGGAGGAGGACGGCGGTTGGGGTTATCTCCGTTTCGCCAACGAACCGGGCCGCGGCGAGACGGACCTCTCGGTCACTGGTTGGCACATGATGTTCCTGCGCTCCGCCAAGAATGCCGGCTTTGAAGTCCCTGACGAACCCATGCAGGCAGCCGCGAAGTATGTTATCCGCTGCTTTGAACGGGAAGGCACGTTCGTCTACGGACCTGTTCCGGCAGATCGCATCGTTTCACGCGGCATGACCGGCGCGGGGATCCTGTCGCTAGGAATGGCGGGCCAGCATAAGACCCCGCAAGCACGCAAGGCGGCTGACTGGCTGCTGAAGCACCCGGTCGACAAGTACAATGTTGCCGTCCCCAACAATCGCATGGACCGCTTTCACTACGGCGTCCACTACGCCAGCCACGGCATGTACCAACTGGGCGGCAAGCACTGGAAAGAGTTCTACCCGACGATGGCGGGCACGATGCTCTCCGGCCAAACCCGCACCGGCGCCTGGCCCCGCGACTCGACCTCTGATCGCAACTTCGGCGCGCATTACTCAAGCGCATTAGCGATTCTTTCGCTCACGCCGCCTTATCAGTTGCTTTCGATTTACCAGCGGTAA
- a CDS encoding NADPH:quinone reductase translates to MRAAYINETGPAENLIVGELPDPTPAASEVLVRVKVAALNPVDTYIRAGNVAFELPFPFVVGCDLAGVVEAVGEEVTKFAVGDRVWGSNQGLLGRQGTFAELAAVDEKWLYPTPEGVSDEQAAATALVGITAHLGLFEEAHLQQDEIVLVSGGSGAVGSTVMQMAKANGNKIVATTSSQPKIEYCQKLGADLTINYRTENIAERVREKYPEGVHVWWETARTPNFEPAIASLTRGGRMVIMAGRDARPEFPVGPFYANCNKLLGFVMFLAPPEAQDNAADDINRWLAEGAIKTRIDRVATLEETAELHALQEASTVDAQDKVTGKLLVKM, encoded by the coding sequence ATGCGAGCCGCCTATATCAACGAAACGGGCCCCGCAGAGAACCTCATTGTTGGCGAACTTCCGGACCCAACACCTGCGGCCAGTGAAGTGCTCGTTCGCGTGAAGGTTGCCGCGCTCAATCCGGTGGACACCTACATCCGCGCGGGAAACGTGGCGTTTGAATTGCCGTTCCCATTTGTTGTTGGGTGTGACTTGGCTGGCGTTGTCGAAGCGGTGGGCGAGGAGGTTACCAAGTTCGCGGTCGGCGATCGCGTGTGGGGTTCGAACCAAGGCCTGCTGGGACGGCAAGGTACCTTTGCCGAGCTTGCCGCCGTCGACGAGAAGTGGCTCTATCCAACTCCCGAAGGCGTTTCCGACGAGCAAGCTGCGGCCACGGCGCTCGTGGGCATCACGGCGCACTTGGGTTTGTTTGAAGAAGCGCACCTCCAGCAGGACGAAATCGTCTTGGTCAGCGGCGGCAGCGGGGCGGTTGGGTCGACCGTCATGCAGATGGCCAAAGCAAACGGCAACAAGATCGTCGCCACCACGAGTAGCCAACCAAAGATCGAGTACTGCCAGAAACTCGGTGCCGACTTGACGATTAACTATCGCACCGAGAACATCGCCGAGCGCGTGCGAGAAAAGTACCCCGAGGGTGTCCACGTCTGGTGGGAAACGGCTCGCACACCCAACTTCGAGCCCGCCATCGCCTCGCTCACCCGTGGTGGCCGCATGGTGATCATGGCCGGTCGCGACGCTAGGCCTGAGTTTCCCGTTGGCCCGTTCTATGCCAACTGCAATAAGCTGCTCGGCTTCGTGATGTTTCTCGCCCCGCCTGAAGCCCAAGACAACGCCGCCGATGACATCAATCGCTGGCTTGCCGAAGGGGCGATCAAAACAAGAATCGACCGGGTCGCCACGCTCGAAGAAACCGCGGAGTTGCACGCCTTGCAAGAAGCAAGCACGGTTGACGCTCAGGATAAAGTGACAGGCAAGTTGCTGGTAAAAATGTAA
- a CDS encoding DUF697 domain-containing protein codes for MNWFPKKLGWILLVYVAAIAYALVAWLPSIIDTYQRTAESKPTLATAYLVGVSIGGLVLLCLSLWLLGRMWRNSLGKQRDRTRRAKNPSELSATERRAELDANLARSEQYTSDAAADEALREQLKNDMEALASKRETQRLEIVAFGTISSGKSSLLNALAGREVFSSNVVGGTTSARSEIPWPDSDSVVLVDTPGLAEVQGESRAAIAAASANTADLVLLVVDGPLKSYEVELVEVLVAMEKRILVCLNKEDWFDETEQKELLAQIAEQLPTVANEDVVAVRAAEVMRPRIRVTADGSEETEYVPMPPDVTPLARRMLRVIERDGKDMLLANLLLQSRGLVDEAKERVREELDKRADEIITKYMWAAGGAAGVNPFPLLDLAGGSAITMKMVLDLAKVYRQKLDIDMAAKMLEQLGKNLIAMVGATVATPAVAAGIGSLLKTVPGIGTIAGGLVQGVTQALVTRWIGNVFVEYLRNEMKPPGGGLAEIARDKWEELTRPQNLRKLIQLGRDELDDEKTDVF; via the coding sequence TTGAACTGGTTCCCGAAAAAACTTGGCTGGATTCTGCTCGTCTATGTGGCGGCAATCGCCTATGCGCTGGTCGCGTGGTTGCCTTCGATCATTGATACCTACCAGCGGACCGCGGAAAGCAAGCCAACGCTCGCAACGGCTTATCTCGTGGGTGTTTCAATTGGCGGGCTCGTGTTGCTCTGTCTTTCGCTCTGGCTGCTGGGTCGGATGTGGCGGAACAGTTTGGGGAAGCAGCGCGATCGCACACGCCGGGCGAAGAATCCGAGCGAGCTTTCTGCGACCGAACGCCGCGCGGAGCTGGATGCAAATCTCGCCCGCAGCGAGCAATACACCTCGGATGCTGCCGCCGATGAAGCCTTGCGCGAACAGCTCAAGAACGACATGGAAGCGCTGGCTTCCAAGCGCGAAACGCAACGCTTGGAGATCGTTGCGTTCGGAACGATCTCGAGTGGGAAAAGTTCGCTGCTCAATGCGCTTGCCGGGCGGGAAGTGTTTTCCTCGAACGTCGTCGGCGGCACGACCAGTGCGCGGAGCGAAATCCCCTGGCCGGATAGCGACTCGGTTGTGTTGGTCGACACTCCGGGGCTTGCTGAAGTGCAAGGAGAATCGCGAGCAGCCATTGCCGCGGCTTCCGCGAACACGGCTGACTTGGTTTTGCTGGTGGTCGATGGGCCGCTCAAGTCGTACGAAGTAGAACTGGTCGAAGTGCTGGTGGCGATGGAGAAGCGAATCCTCGTTTGCCTCAATAAAGAGGACTGGTTCGACGAGACAGAACAGAAGGAGTTGCTAGCTCAAATTGCTGAGCAATTGCCGACCGTGGCCAATGAAGATGTCGTTGCTGTCCGAGCGGCGGAAGTCATGCGACCGCGGATTCGCGTCACGGCTGACGGTTCGGAGGAGACCGAGTACGTCCCCATGCCGCCCGACGTGACACCGCTCGCCCGGCGGATGCTGCGGGTGATTGAACGTGACGGCAAAGACATGCTGCTGGCGAACTTGCTGCTGCAATCTCGTGGGCTCGTCGATGAGGCGAAAGAACGCGTTCGAGAGGAACTCGACAAGCGGGCTGATGAGATCATCACCAAGTATATGTGGGCAGCAGGCGGAGCAGCGGGCGTGAACCCGTTCCCACTGCTCGATCTTGCCGGCGGTAGTGCGATTACCATGAAGATGGTGCTCGACCTGGCGAAGGTCTACCGCCAGAAGCTCGACATCGACATGGCGGCGAAGATGCTCGAGCAGCTTGGTAAGAATCTCATCGCGATGGTTGGCGCGACGGTCGCGACACCGGCGGTGGCGGCGGGCATTGGCTCGCTGTTGAAAACCGTTCCCGGCATCGGCACGATCGCTGGCGGGTTAGTGCAAGGCGTGACCCAGGCGCTAGTGACCCGTTGGATCGGTAACGTGTTCGTGGAATACTTACGCAACGAAATGAAGCCTCCCGGTGGTGGA